The following coding sequences are from one Gossypium raimondii isolate GPD5lz chromosome 4, ASM2569854v1, whole genome shotgun sequence window:
- the LOC105768122 gene encoding elongation factor 1-alpha, giving the protein MGKEKVHINIVVIGHVDSGKSTTTGHLIYKLGGIDKRVIERFEKEAAEMNKRSFKYAWVLDKLKAERERGITIDIALWKFETTKYYCTVIDAPGHRDFIKNMITGTSQADCAVLIIDSTTGGFEAGISKDGQTREHALLAFTLGVKQMICCCNKMDATTPKYSKARYDEIVKEVSSYLKKVGYNPDKIPFVPISGFEGDNMIERSTNLDWYKGPTLLEALDQINEPKRPSDKPLRLPLQDVYKIGGIGTVPVGRVETGVLKPGMVVTFGPSGLTTEVKSVEMHHEALSEALPGDNVGFNVKNVAVKDLKRGFVASNSKDDPAKEAASFTSQVIIMNHPGQIGNGYAPVLDCHTSHIAVKFSELLTKIDRRSGKELEKEPKFLKNGDAGMIKMVPTKPMVVETFSEYPPLGRFAVRDMRQTVAVGVIKSVEKKDPTGAKVTKSAAKKK; this is encoded by the exons ATGGGTAAGGAGAAGGTTCACATCAACATTGTGGTCATCGGCCATGTCGACTCTGGGAAGTCTACAACCACTGGTCATTTGATCTACAAGCTTGGTGGTATTGACAAGCGTGTGATTGAGAGGTTTGAGAAGGAGGCTGCTGAGATGAACAAAAGGTCATTTAAGTATGCATGGGTGCTTGACAAGCTTAAGGCCGAACGTGAACGTGGTATTACCATCGATATTGCCCTCTGGAAGTTTGAGACTACCAAATACTACTGCACTGTCATTGATGCCCCTGGACACCGTGACTTTATCAAGAACATGATTACTGGTACCTCACAGGCTGACTGTGCTGTTCTCATTATCGACTCGACCACTGGTGGTTTTGAAGCTGGTATCTCAAAGGATGGTCAGACACGTGAGCATGCTTTGCTTGCATTTACCCTTGGTGTCAAGCAGATGATTTGCTGCTGCAACAAG ATGGATGCAACAACTCCAAAATACTCCAAGGCAAGGTATGATGAAATTGTGAAGGAAGTCTCCTCATATCTTAAGAAAGTTGGTTACAACCCTGACAAGATCCCATTTGTCCCAATCTCTGGATTTGAGGGTGATAACATGATTGAGAGGTCTACCAACCTTGACTGGTACAAGGGTCCCACTCTCCTTGAGGCTCTTGACCAGATCAATGAGCCCAAGAGGCCTTCAGACAAGCCACTCCGGCTCCCACTTCAGGATGTCTACAAGATTGGTGGCATTGGAACTGTCCCTGTTGGTCGTGTTGAGACTGGTGTCCTTAAGCCTGGTATGGTAGTGACCTTTGGCCCCTCTGGTCTGACCACTGAAGTTAAGTCTGTTGAGATGCACCATGAAGCCCTCTCTGAGGCTCTCCCTGGTGACAATGTTGGATTCAATGTCAAGAACGTTGCTGTTAAGGATCTCAAGCGTGGTTTCGTTGCTTCAAACTCTAAGGATGATCCTGCAAAGGAGGCTGCCAGCTTCACCTCTCAGGTCATCATCATGAACCACCCTGGGCAGATTGGAAACGGATATGCCCCAGTCCTTGACTGCCATACCTCCCACATTGCTGTGAAATTTTCCGAATTGCTAACCAAGATCGACAGGCGATCTGGAAAGGAGCTTGAGAAggagcccaagttcttgaagaatGGTGATGCAGGGATGATAAAGATGGTTCCCACCAAGCCTATGGTTGTGGAGACTTTCTCTGAGTACCCACCACTTGGACGGTTTGCTGTCAGGGACATGCGTCAGACTGTGGCTGTTGGTGTCATCAAGAGCGTTGAGAAGAAGGATCCAACCGGTGCTAAGGTCACCAAATCTGCTGCCAAGAAGAAATGA
- the LOC105768141 gene encoding protein IQ-DOMAIN 2 produces the protein MGKKGKWLSSLKKAFFSESKRKKNQKSKEQFLEKKVHFDPTGSDAAKLSPLPQPEEVKLIEPEVEQSKQTYPVAVANSPAVPAQVALQAIRHQLNTDARFAGKTKEEVAAIKIQAAFRAYLAKRALRALRGLARLKSLMEGPAARRQAAGSLRCMQTLSRMQCQIHARRTRMMEENQALQRQLLQKHAKEIVNLQMGEDWDDTVRSKEQIEASLLSKHEAAMRRERAMAYSFTHQQTWKNASRSMNPLFMDPSNPSWGWSWMERWMTARPWEVRGGMRDKEHLDDQSSLKSARSNFGGEISKAYARYQLNLDKQSTKANQKPSRTSSLLSPSTPKSASIPARKLKSASPRSGVAGLDDETRSIVSMKSDRNRRHSIAGSSVLDNESLANSPSLPSYMVPTKSARVKTSLQSPLGPEANGTPEKDPIGSAKKRLSYPPSPARLRRHYCLPKVDGSISNTKVAVVNGGDGFFK, from the exons ATGGGAAAGAAAGGGAAATGGTTGTCCTCTCTAAAGAAAGCCTTCTTCTCAGAGTCCAAGCGAAAGAAAAACCAG AAATCAAAAGAACAATTTTTGGAGAAGAAGGTGCATTTCGATCCCACTGGTTCTGATGCAGCCAAGTTATCCCCACTTCCTCAGCCTGAAGAGGTGAAATTAATTGAACCTGAAGTTGAGCAAAGCAAGCAGACTTACCCTGTGGCAGTTGCCAATTCTCCTGCCGTTCCAGCTCAGGTTGCTCTACAGGCCATTCGACATCAACTTAATACAGATGCTAGGTTTGCCGGAAAAACTAAGGAGGAAGTGGCGGCAATCAAAATTCAAGCAGCTTTCCGAGCTTACCTT GCAAAAAGGGCATTGCGTGCTTTAAGAGGACTGGCTAGGTTGAAATCACTGATGGAAGGGCCTGCCGCCAGACGGCAAGCAGCCGGTTCCCTTCGGTGCATGCAAACTCTTTCTCGTATGCAGTGTCAGATTCATGCTCGGAGAACCAGGATGATGGAAGAAAACCAGGCTCTTCAGAGGCAACTCTTGCAGAAACATGCGAAAGAGATTGTGAACTTGCAA ATGGGTGAAGATTGGGATGACACTGTGCGGTCAAAGGAACAAATTGAGGCAAGCTTGTTGAGCAAACATGAGGCTGCCATGAGAAGAGAAAGGGCCATGGCGTACTCATTTACTCATCAG CAAACCTGGAAGAATGCTTCGAGATCTATGAATCCATTGTTCATGGATCCAAGCAATCCCTCATGGGGATGGAGCTGGATGGAACGGTGGATGACAGCCCGGCCATGGGAGGTTCGTGGTGGCATGAGAGATAAAGAACATCTCGATGACCAGTCATCCCTAAAGAGTGCACGAAGCAACTTCGGTGGAGAAATCAGCAAAGCTTATGCTCGTTATCAACTCAATTTGGATAAGCAATCCACGAAGGCCAACCAAAAGCCAAGCCGAACTTCGAGCCTCCTATCCCCTTCTACTCCTAAGTCAGCATCCATACCAGCCCGAAAGCTGAAGTCAGCAAGCCCGAGGAGTGGTGTGGCTGGTTTAGATGATGAAACAAGAAGCATAGTCAGTATGAAGTCTGACAGAAACCGGAGACACAGCATCGCAGGCTCCTCAGTGCTTGATAATGAGAGCCTTGCCAACTCTCCATCACTTCCAAGTTACATGGTACCAACTAAGTCTGCAAGAGTTAAGACCAGTTTGCAGAGCCCCTTGGGACCAGAAGCAAATGGAACACCTGAGAAGGATCCAATTGGATCTGCTAAGAAACGGCTTTCTTATCCGCCTTCACCGGCCAGGCTAAGGCGCCACTACTGTCTGCCAAAAGTGGACGGTAGCATTAGCAATACAAAAGTTGCAGTGGTGAATGGAGGGGACggttttttcaaataa